The Fervidobacterium pennivorans DNA segment TACCGTTGAAGAGCTCAAGAAAGTTGTTGAACAACTCCACGAGCTTAACCCAATGCTCGGACACAGGGGCGTAAGGCTTGTCATCACATACCCAGAAATTGCTGTAATGCAAACAAAAGCAATAATTCTTGCAGCCATTGAGCTTAAGAAAGAAGAAGGTATCGAAGTTGTTCCGGAAATAATGATTCCTCTTGTAGGCCATGTCAACGAACTTAAATACATCAAACAAGTTGTTATGGAAACAGCAGACGCACTCATTAAAGAACACGGCGTTGACCTCAAGTACCTTGTTGGAACAATGATAGAGGTTCCAAGAGCAGCGGTTACAGCAGACCAGATTGCTCAGGAAGCTGACTTCTTTAGCTTTGGTACAAACGACCTCACACAGATGACATTCGGATTCAGCAGAGATGACGTTGGAAAGTTCTTGCCAGAATACCTTGAAAAAGGCATACTTGAACACGACCCATTCAAACACATTGATACACAAGGTGTTGGTCAGCTCGTCAAATTAGCTACGGAAAAAGGTAAGGAAGTAAAGCCAACGCTCAAATGTGGAGTCTGTGGTGAACACGGTGGAGATCCAAAATCCATCGAATTCTTTGCCACAACAAAACTTGACTACGTCAGCGCATCACCATACAGAATCCCAGTTGCTAGACTTGCAGCTGCTCAGGCAAGTATTAAATACAGAAGCTAATAATCTTCAACTCTTAGGGGCGCTTTGCGCCCCTTATATTTCTTAACATGTTACTTCTATCTTCTATCAGATGGAGTGATATCCTATGATGGCTTTGATACTTTCCATAGTAGCTTCTATAGCTTCGTTCTATTTAACAAGAAATCCCAGTTACTTTTCACTCATATTTGTAGGATTATACTTTTCGTTTAGAAAAAACGACCGCGCGGAGTCCTTAGCAGGGTTAAATCTTCTTCTGATTGGTGCGATAGCCATATTTGGCAAGTTTCGACCATATAGTTTAGATGGGCTGAATTTCGTTGTTTATGGAACGTTTTTTGCAATTTTCTATGACATACTCAAGACTTGGTATAGTCTCATTCCAATGATGTTGCTGACCGGAATGGGTATAGGTGCGATAGGAGCCCATAAATTTGGCGTTAAAGGATACCTGCTCGGACTTATTCTCATTCCGGTTATTTTTAGAGAGTACTCCTTACAGAAAAATTCGAAGAATAACAGTGAAGAAATCAAAAATGATTAGATGGATAATAAAAAACGATTTTGGAGGTTCAGAATATGAAGGTGCTCATTCTTGCAGCTGGATTGGGCAAAAGGATGAAGTCAAAATATCCAAAAGTAGTCCACAAGATACTTGGCAAGCCGATGATAAACTGGGTTGTGGACTTGGGAAGGAAATTTGGAGAAGTAGGTGTTGTGGTTGGCCACAAGGCGGAGGTTGTGAAGTCGTACCTCCCAGTAGATGTTAAAACATACCTTCAAGAGCCACAACTTGGAACAGGACATGCGGTAATGTGCGCTAAAGAGTTTATATCACCAAGCGACGATGTGCTGATACTCTACGGTGACGTACCTCTTCTAAAGGAGGAAACAATTCAAAGACTTTTAGAGACCCACACAAATGCCAGAGCAGATGTTACAGTTTTGACGTTCATTGCGGATGACCCTACCGGTTATGGAAGAATTGTTAGGGAAAATGGGAAGATTAGAATTGTCGAGCATAAGGATGCTAATGAAGAACAACTAAGGATAAAGGAAGTCAACAGTGGAATTTACGTATTTTCCGGAAAATTCTTGCTGGATAATATAGATAAACTCTCCAACAACAATGCGCAGGGCGAGTATTACTTGACAGATTTAATTGGAATGGCAAATAATGTTGAAACAGTGTTGTTAAATGACCCCGTACAAGTATTTGGTGTAAATGATAGAGTTCAGCTTTCTCAACTTGAGGCTGTTGCAAGGGATAGAATTTTAAAAGAGTTGATGCTCTCAGGAGTTACGATAGTGGATCCAGCTTCAACTTTTATAGGACCGGATGTGAAAATCGGTATTGACACGGTAATTCACCCATTTACAATTTTAGAAGGAGAAATCACAATTGGTGAAGACTGCGAGATAGGACCATATACCCGAATAAAGAATTCAATACTCGGTAACAATGTCAAAGTGGTACGTTCAGAAGTTGAAGGAGCAGTTATAGAAGATAACGTATCTGTGGGACCGTTCTCACGGTTGAGAGAAGGAACAATTTTGAGGGAGAATGTAAAAATTGGAAACTTCGTGGAAACGAAGAAATCTACGATAGGAAAGAACTCAAAGGCACAGCACCTTACTTACCTGGGTGATGCAACAGTTGGTGAGGATGTTAACATTGGAGCTGGAACTATTACCTGCAACTACGATGGTTACAAAAAGTATCAAACATTTATTGGCGATAACGCATTTATAGGTAGTAATTCTTCGCTCGTTGCTCCTGTTAAAATAGGTAAAGGAGCAATTGTAGGTGCAGGCTCAGTTATCACGGAAGACGTGCCTGATGATGCTTTGGCACTTGGGAGAGCGAGACAAGTTATTAAAGAAGACTGGGCAAAGCTGAAAAGGGAGGCCATGAAGAATGCAAATCACAAGGAATGAAATGAAGATTTTCACGGGTAATGCGAACAAGGTCTTGGCAGAAAAGGTTGCTAGCTACATTGGCATGAGACTTGGAGACATTACAGTCGGAAGGTTTGCGGATGGTGAAATCAACGTTCGTATAGAGGAAACAGTCCGTGGTCACGATGTCTTTGTTATTCAGCCTACTTGCCCACCGGTTAACGAAAATCTAATGGAATTATTGGTTATGATAGATGCATTTAAACGGGCTTCTGCCAATAGCATTGCAGTTGTAATTCCTTACTACGGTTATGCAAGGCAGGATAGAAAGGCAAAAGGTAGAGACCCAATTACAGCGAAGCTTGTTGCAAATTTGCTCACAGTCGCAGGAGCAACTCGTGTGATGACTGTTGACTTACATGCCGAACAGGTCCAAGGATTCTTTGATATTCCTGTTGACAATCTTTGGAGCTTTCCTGTGTTTCTTGAGACATTAAGCAAAGATGGAATACTGAACGACGATGCCGTTATCGTTTCACCAGATGTAGGTGGTGTCAAACGAGCAAGACAAATAGCAGAAAGGGTGGGCCTCCCTCTTGCAATACTTGACAAAAGGCGTCCAAAAGACAATGTAGCTGAAATTCTTAACATAATCGGCGATGTTAAGGATAAGACAGCGATTATCGTAGATGATATAGTTGACACTGCACGTTCCTTGGTTGAAGGTGCAAATGCTGTAAAGAACGCAGGTGCAAAGAGAGTTATTGCTTGTATAACACATCCGGTTCTCTCATCTGGTGCAGTCGAAAGAATTGAGAACTCGAGTATTGAAAAGATTTATATTAGTGATACAATATATCATCAGAGTCTACCTAACAAGTTCCATGTTGTTTCTGTGGCACCTTTGCTTGGGGAAGCGATAATTAGGGTTAGAAAGAATCTCTCTGTCAGTATACTCTTCAAATAAATCTAACCCGGTTGAGGGAAAAAATAAAAAGATAATATAAACCTTAAAAATAAAAAAGAAGGAGGAGTTGACATGGAGCACGTAGTTAACGCGCAGCTGAGGTCTATAGTTGGTAAAAAGCGCGCAGTTAGAAGATTGAGAGCACAAGGTGTTATACCCGCTATTGCGTACGGACCTGGAGTCGATAAACCAGTTAGCTTGGCTTTGGAAAAGAACAGCTTCTTAAAGTTGTTCAAAGAAGTCACGGAGTCGACACCACTAACACTTGTTGTGAAAGATGAAAACGGAAAAGAAGTTCTCAAACATATGGCGTTCATAAAAATGGTCCAATACGACAAAGTTACAGACGAAGTTAGGCATATTGACTTTTACATCCCAGAAGCTCACCACAAGATGAAGATTAACGTTCCACTACACATCGTCGGTAAGGCGATAGGTGTTGAAAAAGGTGGAATTTTAGAAGTTCTCCACCACGAAGTTGTAGTCGAAGCACTGCCTGATAGAATACCTGAGACGATAGAAATAGATGTGACAAACTTAGACCTTGGGGATTCATTGAGGGTTAAAGACGTAAAGCTTCCTGAGGGCGTTAAAATTGATATGGAACCAGAAGATGTTTTGATAACAATAGTTGTGCCAAGGGGACTTGAAGTAGAAGAAACTACAACAGCCGAGACGTCTGAACCTGAAGTTCTTAAGAAAGGTAAGAAAGAAGAAGAGGAAGAAAAATAATTCACTTTCAAAGTCCATTGTGAAAAGTCCCCCGCAGGGGGACTTTTCGTTAGTTTGGTGTTATACTCGGATATCCGGATTACAAAGTAAGGGAGGTACTAACGTTGATAATAATAGGGTTGGGAAACCCGGGTGAAAATTATGCAAATACTCGCCACAACGTTGGATTCATGGTTTTAGATAGATTAAGTAAGTCGTGGAAGTCTGGACCTAATTATCTTTATTCAGATATCAACATTTCTGGGCAGAAGGTAAGGTTGGTCAAACCTTTGACTTATATGAATTTGAGTGGAGAGGTATTTAAATACTTACCACATGATGATATAATAGTAGTGTATGACGACCTCGATTTACCATTGGGAAGAATTAGAATCCGCAAAGATGGTAGTGCAGGCGGGCATAACGGGATTAAATCAATAATATCGTACATCGGTCAAAATTTTCCAAGAATAAGGATAGGCATTGGACCGAAACCAAAAGAAGTTGATGCTGCGGATTACGTTCTTTCAGATTTCTCGTCGGAAGAGTTTGAAAAGCTACGTAAGGTTATTGACTTAACACTGCAAGCAATAGAAACGATTGTTTCTGAAGGCATTGATAAAGCAATGAACAAATACAATTCAGTCCAAGTCGACTAGCGTGCAAGCGTCGAAAGATTATAAACAAATACTTGAAAAATTTGAGAAGGTGATAAATTGGAAAACGAAAAGTGTATCAGATGTGGCAACAAGGCGGAAATACATCAAAATGTTTACGTTGATGGTACGATAAAGAAGATATCGTATTGTAAGACTTGTGTTAAAGAGTTACTAAAGTACGAAGTTGAGCGATATACACGTGCTGGCTTGCAAACCATATTGTCACACAAAAATCTTATGGAAGAATCTCCGGCGAAGAACAGGAAATTTGTTTTTTCCCTGGAGTTTTTGTATTCAGAACAACCTAGCACCATTCAGTTAACGATGTTCCCAAAAGATTCAAACATTTACGGCAAGGTGGTCACCGACATTCAAAAGCGACGGTTAACGTTACTTAATCATAAATTAAAAAAGGCTCTGAGAAGAGAAGATTACAAGGAAGCTAAAAAACTCAAAAAGATAATAGATGAAATCGACAAAAGATTAA contains these protein-coding regions:
- the glmU gene encoding bifunctional UDP-N-acetylglucosamine diphosphorylase/glucosamine-1-phosphate N-acetyltransferase GlmU, which translates into the protein MKVLILAAGLGKRMKSKYPKVVHKILGKPMINWVVDLGRKFGEVGVVVGHKAEVVKSYLPVDVKTYLQEPQLGTGHAVMCAKEFISPSDDVLILYGDVPLLKEETIQRLLETHTNARADVTVLTFIADDPTGYGRIVRENGKIRIVEHKDANEEQLRIKEVNSGIYVFSGKFLLDNIDKLSNNNAQGEYYLTDLIGMANNVETVLLNDPVQVFGVNDRVQLSQLEAVARDRILKELMLSGVTIVDPASTFIGPDVKIGIDTVIHPFTILEGEITIGEDCEIGPYTRIKNSILGNNVKVVRSEVEGAVIEDNVSVGPFSRLREGTILRENVKIGNFVETKKSTIGKNSKAQHLTYLGDATVGEDVNIGAGTITCNYDGYKKYQTFIGDNAFIGSNSSLVAPVKIGKGAIVGAGSVITEDVPDDALALGRARQVIKEDWAKLKREAMKNANHKE
- a CDS encoding ribose-phosphate pyrophosphokinase; amino-acid sequence: MQITRNEMKIFTGNANKVLAEKVASYIGMRLGDITVGRFADGEINVRIEETVRGHDVFVIQPTCPPVNENLMELLVMIDAFKRASANSIAVVIPYYGYARQDRKAKGRDPITAKLVANLLTVAGATRVMTVDLHAEQVQGFFDIPVDNLWSFPVFLETLSKDGILNDDAVIVSPDVGGVKRARQIAERVGLPLAILDKRRPKDNVAEILNIIGDVKDKTAIIVDDIVDTARSLVEGANAVKNAGAKRVIACITHPVLSSGAVERIENSSIEKIYISDTIYHQSLPNKFHVVSVAPLLGEAIIRVRKNLSVSILFK
- a CDS encoding 50S ribosomal protein L25 translates to MEHVVNAQLRSIVGKKRAVRRLRAQGVIPAIAYGPGVDKPVSLALEKNSFLKLFKEVTESTPLTLVVKDENGKEVLKHMAFIKMVQYDKVTDEVRHIDFYIPEAHHKMKINVPLHIVGKAIGVEKGGILEVLHHEVVVEALPDRIPETIEIDVTNLDLGDSLRVKDVKLPEGVKIDMEPEDVLITIVVPRGLEVEETTTAETSEPEVLKKGKKEEEEEK
- the pth gene encoding aminoacyl-tRNA hydrolase, which produces MIIIGLGNPGENYANTRHNVGFMVLDRLSKSWKSGPNYLYSDINISGQKVRLVKPLTYMNLSGEVFKYLPHDDIIVVYDDLDLPLGRIRIRKDGSAGGHNGIKSIISYIGQNFPRIRIGIGPKPKEVDAADYVLSDFSSEEFEKLRKVIDLTLQAIETIVSEGIDKAMNKYNSVQVD